A window of the Geothermobacter hydrogeniphilus genome harbors these coding sequences:
- a CDS encoding DUF4350 domain-containing protein produces the protein MSRLITIFVICLFPSLLFAAGPPRIWFDQGHGQRFAVDRPGPLQLTGFARLLAEQGGRVETGRQALDSGMLEQVDVLVLSGAFKPYRSQEIDAVERFLRGGGRLAVMLHIAPPFGDLLYRLGVDFSNGVIREREQVLNGDPLNFRVTDFADHPLTRGLQGFNLYGGWALINTDQRARVIARTGPEAWVDLNRDQRLNGNDAVQSFGVVVVGESGKGAFVVFADDAIFQNRFLPENRQLADNLVRWLLRRPLPQLALNPESVGPLLADSTSH, from the coding sequence TTGTCCAGATTGATAACAATTTTTGTCATCTGCCTTTTCCCCTCCCTGCTCTTCGCCGCCGGTCCACCGCGAATCTGGTTCGATCAGGGACATGGGCAACGATTCGCTGTCGACCGGCCGGGGCCGCTGCAGCTGACCGGGTTCGCCCGGTTGCTGGCCGAGCAGGGAGGCCGGGTTGAAACCGGCCGGCAAGCCCTGGACAGCGGTATGCTCGAACAGGTGGACGTGCTGGTTCTTTCCGGGGCGTTTAAACCCTACCGCAGTCAGGAAATTGATGCTGTCGAAAGGTTCCTGCGTGGCGGCGGCCGGTTGGCGGTGATGCTGCATATTGCTCCTCCCTTCGGCGACCTGCTCTACCGGCTGGGAGTCGATTTTTCCAACGGGGTGATTCGCGAGCGGGAGCAGGTGCTGAACGGTGATCCGCTCAACTTCCGGGTTACTGATTTCGCCGACCATCCCCTGACCCGCGGGTTGCAGGGCTTCAACCTCTACGGCGGCTGGGCCCTGATCAACACGGATCAGCGGGCGCGGGTTATTGCCCGGACCGGGCCGGAGGCCTGGGTCGATCTGAACCGCGACCAGCGCCTCAACGGCAATGACGCGGTGCAGAGCTTCGGCGTGGTGGTGGTCGGAGAATCGGGAAAGGGGGCGTTTGTTGTTTTTGCCGATGACGCGATTTTCCAGAATCGGTTTCTGCCTGAAAACCGGCAGCTGGCCGACAACCTTGTCCGCTGGCTGCTAAGGCGTCCGCTGCCGCAGTTGGCTTTGAACCCTGAATCCGTGGGTCCCTTGTTGGCGGACAGCACAAGTCATTGA
- a CDS encoding thioredoxin domain-containing protein: MRRFLLCLLCGLLLPGPLSAATGNHLIGQKSPYLQQHAHNPVDWYPWGEEAFERARRENKLIFLSIGYSTCHWCHVMAHESFEDQQVAALLNADFVAIKVDREERPDIDQVYMQVAVALTGSGGWPLTVILTPEKVPVYAGTYFPKESRYGRLGLLELLPQIAARWQQYPEHIRDSGRQLLERLNRPRGTAATDLGAELFERADTRFKSSFDARYGGFGQAPKFPRPHGLTYLLRRYRQSGDERLLDIVTTTLDAMRRGGIYDQLGGGFHRYSTDREWLVPHFEKMLYDQAGLALAYLEAWQVTGRQRYADTVREILDYLRRDMRDSEGGFYAAEDADSEGVEGKFYLWRLAEVKKVLGAEDAVLFAAAYGVAPEGNFAADIRGEQPGMNILHLVRSLPSLAVEYKMTEAQLRARLAADRAEMLAARDRRVRPQRDDKVLSAWNGLVISAFARAGRVLDAPVYLRTAQRTADFIHQRMRDRQGRLLRRWREGDAAIPAFAEDYAFLARGLLDLYRADFDPRRLRQATALAQQLLDRFSAAGGGFYDTADDAEQLVSRPQSLFDGALPSANSVALEVLARLYLLTGDDHWERPARKLLARFSAEVSDSPTRYAQLLQGAMLLLQPTRQVVLVGPPEADTTGQLLDILQHRYLPETSLLLLPPGQSALLADLAPHSAGMRMLGGRPTVYICRDFSCQKPLTDPAEVAARLAKPPVASRP, translated from the coding sequence ATGCGTCGCTTTCTGCTTTGTCTGCTCTGCGGCCTGCTGCTTCCGGGACCGCTGTCGGCGGCGACCGGAAATCACCTGATCGGGCAGAAGAGCCCCTACCTGCAGCAGCACGCCCATAACCCGGTTGACTGGTATCCCTGGGGAGAAGAAGCCTTTGAACGCGCCCGGCGGGAGAACAAGCTGATTTTTCTCTCCATCGGTTATTCGACCTGTCACTGGTGCCATGTCATGGCCCACGAGAGTTTCGAGGATCAGCAGGTGGCGGCCCTGCTCAATGCCGATTTTGTCGCCATCAAGGTGGACCGTGAAGAGCGTCCCGATATTGACCAGGTCTACATGCAGGTCGCCGTGGCCCTGACCGGCAGCGGCGGCTGGCCGCTGACCGTCATCCTCACGCCGGAAAAGGTACCGGTCTACGCCGGAACCTATTTCCCCAAGGAATCCCGTTACGGCCGTCTCGGTCTGCTCGAACTGCTGCCGCAGATCGCGGCGCGCTGGCAGCAGTATCCGGAACATATCCGCGACAGTGGTCGGCAGTTGCTGGAGCGACTCAACCGGCCGCGGGGAACGGCTGCCACGGATCTCGGCGCGGAGCTGTTCGAACGGGCCGATACCCGTTTCAAGAGCAGTTTTGATGCCCGCTACGGTGGTTTCGGTCAGGCACCGAAGTTTCCCCGCCCCCATGGATTGACCTACCTGCTGCGCCGTTACCGGCAGTCCGGTGATGAACGGCTGCTCGATATCGTGACGACCACCCTGGACGCCATGCGCCGCGGCGGTATCTATGACCAGCTCGGCGGAGGTTTTCATCGCTACAGTACCGATCGCGAATGGCTGGTGCCGCACTTTGAAAAAATGCTCTACGACCAGGCCGGGCTGGCCCTGGCCTATCTTGAGGCCTGGCAGGTGACCGGTCGGCAGCGTTATGCCGATACAGTGCGCGAGATTCTCGACTACCTGCGGCGTGACATGCGTGACTCGGAAGGTGGATTCTACGCTGCCGAGGATGCTGACAGCGAGGGGGTCGAGGGCAAGTTCTATCTCTGGCGCCTGGCGGAGGTGAAGAAGGTGCTGGGCGCAGAGGACGCTGTTCTCTTCGCCGCTGCCTACGGGGTTGCGCCGGAGGGCAATTTTGCCGCCGATATCCGTGGGGAGCAGCCGGGGATGAATATTCTTCACCTGGTCCGGTCCCTGCCTTCCCTGGCCGTCGAGTACAAGATGACGGAAGCACAGCTGCGGGCACGGCTGGCCGCCGACCGGGCCGAAATGTTGGCCGCGCGCGACCGGCGGGTTCGGCCGCAGCGGGATGACAAGGTGCTCAGCGCCTGGAACGGATTGGTGATCTCCGCCTTTGCCCGTGCCGGCCGGGTTCTCGATGCCCCGGTCTACCTGCGCACGGCGCAGCGGACTGCCGATTTCATCCACCAGCGGATGCGTGACCGGCAGGGGCGCCTGCTGCGACGCTGGCGGGAAGGGGACGCCGCGATCCCGGCTTTCGCCGAGGATTACGCTTTTCTCGCCCGCGGCCTGCTCGATCTCTACCGGGCTGATTTTGATCCGCGTCGGCTGCGGCAGGCAACGGCCCTGGCCCAGCAGCTGCTGGACCGCTTCAGTGCCGCCGGGGGCGGCTTTTATGATACCGCGGATGATGCCGAACAGCTGGTTTCCCGGCCGCAGTCACTGTTCGACGGCGCCCTGCCGTCGGCCAACAGTGTCGCCCTTGAGGTACTTGCCCGTCTCTACCTGCTGACCGGAGACGACCATTGGGAACGGCCGGCGCGAAAATTGCTCGCACGTTTCTCCGCGGAAGTGTCCGACTCTCCGACCCGTTATGCCCAGCTGCTGCAGGGGGCGATGCTGCTGCTGCAGCCGACCCGTCAGGTGGTGCTGGTCGGCCCGCCCGAAGCGGATACCACCGGACAGTTGCTTGACATTCTCCAGCACCGTTACCTTCCCGAAACCAGCCTGTTACTGCTGCCTCCCGGGCAGTCGGCCCTGCTTGCGGATCTTGCGCCGCACAGTGCCGGGATGCGGATGCTCGGCGGCCGACCGACGGTTTACATCTGCCGTGATTTCAGTTGTCAGAAACCGCTGACCGATCCGGCGGAAGTTGCGGCGCGGTTGGCAAAGCCTCCCGTTGCCAGTCGTCCCTGA
- a CDS encoding SDR family oxidoreductase: MNDRQPILVLGAGGYVGGRLVPRLLEADCPVRALARNPAKIANRAWGTHPLLQIERGDLLDGESLRTAAMGCRACYYLVPAMTPSTKNAAAERRAAWNFIAAAEAGGLKRIIYLAGLGEEEADLDSRLAARAEVIRILRAGRVPTTVLRTSMIIGSGSVSFEILRYLVERLPVMATPNWVDSPCQPIGIRNVLGYLVGCLDHPETIGQSYDIGGTEVLNYRRLMRIYAEEAGLVRRLILPLPICSPRCSACWIQLITPVPAVLARPLVESLSTPSVCRDQRLQDLVPQPLFDARTAIRLALERLRGSQVESCWTDAGPIPPAEWGDPGDPAWTGGTLFSDRRELIVKADIDRVWQAIIRLGGATGWYACNPLWRLRGLLDKLVGGPGLRRGRRDPDTLLIGDALDFWRVADLQYPRRLLLVAEMKLPGEATLEFLLQPDENGTRVVQNARFRPRGLSGLAYWWAVYPFHHFVFNGLLRGIGTACGGKNLSGPRRL, encoded by the coding sequence ATGAACGACCGACAACCCATCCTGGTGCTCGGCGCGGGCGGTTATGTCGGCGGTCGCCTGGTACCGCGGCTGCTGGAAGCCGATTGTCCGGTCAGGGCCCTGGCGCGTAATCCGGCAAAAATCGCCAACCGGGCCTGGGGCACCCATCCGCTGCTGCAGATCGAGCGCGGCGATCTGCTCGACGGTGAGTCCCTGCGCACCGCCGCCATGGGTTGTCGAGCCTGTTACTACCTTGTTCCAGCGATGACTCCATCAACAAAGAACGCCGCCGCTGAACGCAGGGCGGCGTGGAATTTCATCGCCGCCGCCGAAGCAGGAGGCCTCAAGCGGATCATCTACCTGGCCGGACTCGGAGAAGAAGAGGCCGATCTCGACTCCCGGCTCGCCGCCCGCGCCGAGGTCATCCGTATCCTGCGGGCCGGCCGGGTGCCGACTACGGTCCTGCGAACCTCGATGATCATCGGTTCAGGCAGCGTCTCGTTTGAAATCCTCCGCTACCTGGTCGAGCGGCTGCCGGTTATGGCCACGCCGAACTGGGTCGACAGCCCCTGTCAACCGATCGGCATCCGCAATGTTCTCGGCTACCTGGTCGGTTGTCTCGACCATCCCGAAACCATCGGCCAAAGCTATGATATCGGCGGCACCGAGGTTCTCAACTACCGGCGCCTGATGCGTATTTACGCCGAGGAGGCCGGCCTTGTACGCCGCCTGATCCTGCCGCTGCCGATCTGTTCCCCCCGCTGCTCCGCCTGCTGGATACAGCTGATCACGCCCGTTCCCGCTGTCCTCGCCCGCCCCCTGGTGGAAAGCCTGTCAACACCTTCCGTCTGCCGCGATCAGCGATTGCAGGATCTGGTTCCGCAACCGCTGTTCGATGCCCGGACCGCTATCCGCCTGGCTCTGGAGCGCCTACGCGGCAGCCAGGTGGAAAGTTGCTGGACGGATGCCGGTCCCATCCCGCCGGCCGAATGGGGCGACCCCGGCGACCCGGCCTGGACCGGCGGCACGTTGTTCAGTGACCGCCGTGAACTGATCGTCAAGGCGGATATCGACCGCGTCTGGCAGGCCATCATCCGCCTGGGCGGCGCAACCGGCTGGTATGCCTGCAATCCTCTCTGGCGGCTGCGCGGGCTGCTGGACAAACTGGTCGGCGGCCCCGGCCTGCGCCGCGGGCGGCGCGATCCCGACACCCTGCTCATCGGTGACGCCCTCGACTTCTGGCGGGTTGCCGACCTGCAATATCCCCGACGACTGCTGCTGGTCGCTGAAATGAAGCTGCCCGGAGAAGCCACGCTCGAATTCCTGCTGCAACCGGACGAAAACGGCACCCGGGTGGTGCAGAACGCCCGGTTTCGGCCGCGCGGTCTTTCCGGTCTTGCCTACTGGTGGGCGGTCTATCCCTTTCACCATTTCGTTTTCAACGGACTGTTGCGCGGTATCGGCACGGCCTGCGGCGGGAAAAACCTCTCCGGCCCCCGACGGCTGTAA
- a CDS encoding PAS domain-containing sensor histidine kinase has product MERRTKEELRAEIERLRTQLTVYEAAMKKAATNIHPPADLHRWPHPCRKQLSLERDRFYKVLDQLPALVYLQAPDYSIPFANRTFIDNFGSYRNAPCYRIIHNRDTPCDDCSTFKVFDSGRARKWDLHDKDKDAFFEIHEIPFADSDGSPLVMVLGIDVTRRRKTRLALQQSEEEKRLLLAQLEAVPDGLVLFDLDGKILWSNRHVMSLMKLDKPLQPGQVCHGTICRHAVCTDCPVQPCIEEGVFQERELLGQDGRQLHFRCYPIRNDKGRVERVILNISDTSRNFNRRINHLRAGQLAAIGELSAGIAHEINNPLNGIINFAQILKDNPEVLRQHPEIPERMLSEGERIARIVSGLLGFSREPDDQLQLIDPRNLVRDVLLLIETQMRNEGIRVEVEVEPETPLILAQPQKLEHVLFNLLSNARHALNARFPLPDKDKQIRILIRRQGNLLQFRVEDAGVGIDAEHLPHLCSPFFTTKPEGEGTGLGLSICWQLVKEHGGQLHFNSAPGHGTRAIVDLPLQPPR; this is encoded by the coding sequence ATGGAGCGAAGAACAAAGGAGGAACTCCGCGCCGAAATCGAACGGCTTCGTACCCAGCTGACCGTGTATGAAGCCGCTATGAAGAAAGCCGCCACGAACATTCATCCCCCGGCTGATCTACACCGGTGGCCACATCCCTGCCGCAAACAGCTCTCCCTTGAACGCGACCGATTCTATAAGGTTCTCGACCAGCTTCCGGCTCTGGTCTACCTGCAGGCCCCGGACTACTCGATCCCCTTCGCCAACCGGACATTCATCGACAACTTCGGCTCCTACCGGAACGCCCCCTGCTACCGGATCATCCACAACCGTGACACGCCCTGTGACGACTGTTCCACCTTCAAGGTCTTTGACAGCGGCCGGGCGCGCAAATGGGACCTGCACGACAAAGACAAGGATGCCTTCTTCGAAATCCACGAAATCCCCTTTGCCGACAGCGATGGCTCTCCACTGGTGATGGTCCTCGGCATTGATGTGACCCGGCGCAGAAAAACCCGCCTCGCCCTGCAGCAGAGTGAAGAGGAAAAACGCCTGCTGCTGGCTCAACTGGAAGCGGTCCCTGACGGCCTGGTGCTGTTCGACCTGGACGGCAAAATTCTCTGGAGCAACCGTCACGTGATGTCACTGATGAAGCTCGACAAGCCGCTGCAGCCGGGCCAGGTCTGTCACGGCACCATCTGCCGACATGCGGTCTGTACCGACTGCCCGGTACAACCCTGCATTGAAGAGGGGGTTTTCCAGGAACGGGAGCTTCTCGGCCAGGATGGACGCCAGCTCCATTTCCGCTGTTATCCCATCCGTAATGACAAGGGACGGGTTGAACGGGTCATCCTCAACATCAGCGACACCAGTCGAAATTTCAACCGGCGCATCAATCACCTGCGGGCTGGACAACTGGCCGCGATCGGAGAACTGTCCGCCGGCATCGCCCATGAAATCAACAATCCTCTGAACGGCATCATCAATTTCGCCCAGATCCTCAAGGACAACCCCGAGGTCCTTCGGCAACACCCGGAAATCCCCGAGCGGATGTTGTCGGAAGGAGAGCGGATCGCCCGTATTGTTTCCGGTCTGCTGGGCTTCAGCCGCGAACCGGACGATCAACTGCAGCTGATCGATCCCCGGAACCTGGTCCGGGATGTCCTGCTGCTGATCGAAACCCAGATGCGTAACGAGGGCATCCGCGTCGAGGTCGAGGTCGAACCGGAAACCCCGCTGATCCTGGCTCAGCCGCAAAAACTGGAACACGTTCTCTTCAACCTGCTCAGCAACGCCCGCCACGCCCTCAATGCCCGTTTCCCACTGCCGGATAAAGACAAACAAATCCGCATCCTTATCCGCCGACAGGGGAATCTGTTGCAGTTCAGGGTTGAAGATGCCGGCGTCGGCATTGACGCAGAACACCTGCCGCATCTCTGCTCACCCTTCTTCACCACCAAGCCCGAAGGCGAGGGAACCGGTCTCGGCCTGAGCATCTGCTGGCAACTGGTCAAGGAACATGGCGGGCAGTTGCATTTCAACAGTGCCCCCGGCCACGGAACCCGCGCCATTGTCGATCTCCCCCTGCAGCCGCCCCGGTAG
- a CDS encoding DUF3656 domain-containing U32 family peptidase, with protein MTHRKSPSPTKPELLAPAGSLEAFFAAAEAGADAVYCGLKAFSARAKAKNFSVADLEKMSAAQHAAGRRLYVTLNTLVKERELPELVDTLATLDQIGVDGLILQDLAVWKLAREHFPQLELHASTQMTVHNAAGVKMLERMGFTRGVLARELTLDEITAIRRQTHLELEHFIHGALCFSFSGQCYFSSFLGGQSGNRGRCTQPCRRRYRQRGKDGYFFSPNDLSAIDLLPELIAAGICSLKIEGRMKSAEYVHNVVSAYRMVLDADRKHRQDVLKEAKQLLKDAFGRPPTRGFLAGPTPVDIVSPNLRGATGRWLGNISQVRGRQIGFKTRDLLQAGDRLRIQPASDRPGTAFTVRTLQLGRRPVKQAAAGSQVTVPTPFADRFQVGDAVFKVSSRQAFTLSETACRKRLERISTEPTALNLRILMPDNHSLQLTAELAGIEHTARFAVETFPAKDNPLNRETLRAAFSQAGNNGFRLEQLTCRKLPPVVIPPSRLKQIRREFYAQLAQQLSCRRQNHDSSARQRARRSLLACGEPAGQERRTTLGLGNARDLQILARDGIDRVLLPLSAGNIQGVQQAGRWGRQTERIVWDLPFILPDDQWQQTGELIRTLYEQGFRRFRLGNLGHFPLFDDYPEAELEGSYRLFILNSQAALAWRDLGLSGGMAYIEDDRDNLADLFTRPTGLPLDLTVYASVPLLTSRIPLKNLQKEGGISSDRGDRFRVQQRSGVSILSSETDFSLLDRQQDLAALGVRRLTVDLSHLGAFSPRGKQVLNALQKESPLPNTSVFNFDFGME; from the coding sequence ATGACCCATCGAAAGTCACCCTCTCCGACCAAACCCGAACTGCTCGCCCCGGCCGGCAGCCTCGAAGCCTTTTTCGCCGCCGCCGAAGCCGGTGCCGATGCCGTCTACTGCGGGCTCAAGGCCTTTTCAGCACGCGCCAAGGCAAAGAACTTCAGCGTCGCCGATCTGGAAAAGATGTCCGCTGCCCAGCACGCGGCCGGCCGCAGACTTTACGTCACCCTCAACACCCTGGTCAAGGAGCGGGAACTGCCTGAACTGGTCGACACCCTGGCCACTCTCGACCAGATCGGGGTCGACGGACTGATCCTGCAGGATCTCGCGGTCTGGAAGCTGGCCCGCGAACACTTTCCCCAGCTGGAACTGCACGCTTCGACACAGATGACCGTCCATAACGCCGCCGGGGTGAAAATGCTCGAACGGATGGGCTTCACCCGCGGGGTGCTGGCACGGGAACTGACCCTCGACGAAATCACCGCGATCCGCCGGCAAACCCATCTTGAGCTGGAGCACTTCATTCACGGCGCGCTTTGCTTCTCCTTCTCCGGCCAGTGCTATTTTTCATCCTTTCTCGGCGGCCAGAGCGGCAACCGCGGCCGCTGCACCCAACCCTGCCGACGCCGCTACCGCCAACGCGGCAAGGACGGCTATTTCTTCTCACCCAACGATCTCTCGGCCATCGACCTGCTGCCGGAGCTGATCGCCGCCGGCATCTGCTCGCTGAAAATCGAGGGGCGGATGAAGAGCGCCGAGTACGTTCACAACGTGGTCAGCGCCTACCGCATGGTTCTCGACGCCGACCGCAAACACCGTCAGGACGTTCTCAAGGAAGCCAAGCAGCTGCTCAAGGATGCCTTCGGCCGACCGCCGACCAGAGGTTTTCTCGCCGGGCCGACTCCGGTTGACATCGTCTCGCCCAACCTGCGCGGCGCCACCGGCCGCTGGCTGGGGAACATTTCCCAGGTCCGTGGTCGCCAGATCGGCTTCAAAACCCGCGACCTGCTGCAAGCCGGAGACCGGTTGCGCATCCAACCGGCCAGCGACCGCCCCGGAACCGCGTTCACCGTCCGCACCCTGCAGCTCGGCAGACGACCGGTCAAACAGGCGGCAGCCGGCAGCCAGGTCACTGTCCCGACCCCCTTTGCCGACCGTTTTCAGGTCGGCGACGCGGTTTTCAAGGTCTCCTCCCGCCAGGCCTTCACCCTCAGTGAGACCGCCTGCCGCAAACGACTGGAGCGGATTTCCACCGAGCCGACAGCGCTCAACCTGCGGATCCTGATGCCGGACAACCACAGCCTGCAGCTGACCGCCGAGCTGGCCGGAATCGAACATACCGCGCGTTTCGCGGTCGAGACCTTCCCGGCGAAGGACAACCCCCTCAACCGGGAAACTCTGCGGGCCGCTTTTTCCCAGGCCGGCAACAACGGGTTTCGGCTTGAACAGTTGACCTGCCGCAAGCTGCCGCCGGTGGTGATCCCGCCCAGCCGGTTGAAACAGATCCGCCGGGAATTCTATGCCCAGCTGGCGCAACAGCTTTCCTGTCGGCGGCAGAACCACGACAGTTCCGCCCGGCAGCGGGCCCGCCGGTCCCTGCTCGCCTGCGGGGAACCGGCAGGACAGGAACGGCGGACAACCCTCGGCCTCGGCAACGCCCGGGATCTGCAGATTCTGGCCCGTGACGGCATCGACCGGGTGCTGCTGCCTCTCTCCGCCGGCAACATTCAGGGCGTGCAGCAGGCCGGCCGCTGGGGGCGCCAGACGGAACGTATCGTCTGGGATCTCCCCTTCATCCTTCCTGACGACCAGTGGCAACAGACCGGGGAGCTGATCAGAACCCTGTACGAACAGGGGTTCCGCCGCTTCCGCCTCGGCAACCTCGGACACTTTCCACTCTTCGACGATTATCCTGAAGCCGAACTCGAAGGCAGCTACCGACTCTTCATTCTCAACAGCCAGGCAGCCCTGGCCTGGCGGGACCTCGGCCTGAGCGGGGGCATGGCCTACATCGAGGACGACCGCGACAACCTGGCCGACCTCTTCACCCGCCCGACCGGTCTGCCCCTCGACCTGACCGTCTACGCCAGCGTCCCCCTGCTGACCAGTCGCATCCCGCTCAAGAACCTGCAGAAAGAGGGCGGCATCTCCTCCGACCGCGGCGACCGCTTCCGCGTCCAGCAGCGCTCCGGAGTCAGCATTCTCAGCAGTGAAACGGACTTTTCCCTGCTCGACCGCCAGCAGGACCTGGCGGCTCTCGGGGTCCGGCGTCTGACCGTTGATCTGAGTCACCTCGGCGCCTTCTCCCCCCGCGGCAAGCAGGTTCTGAATGCCCTGCAGAAGGAAAGCCCGCTGCCGAATACTTCGGTTTTCAATTTTGATTTCGGAATGGAATGA
- the radC gene encoding RadC family protein, translated as MRSIKDWPEDERPREKLLQQGAERLSDAELLALVLRTGDAASGTSALDQARSLLSRFGSLRELAAAGSRELQQQKGIGPAKTAELLGVFELARRFAAAPLRPGERYSCSRDVYRHYHERLRDRKKEVFLTLLLDAKNRVIREVQISEGSLTASIVHPREVFAPVVRESAAAVLFIHNHPSGDPTPSREDIDLTTRLRQAGELMGVRVLDHIIIGNGDYISFADRGL; from the coding sequence ATGCGCTCTATCAAGGACTGGCCCGAGGATGAGCGGCCGCGAGAGAAACTGCTGCAACAGGGCGCGGAACGACTGAGCGACGCCGAACTGCTGGCATTGGTGCTTCGCACCGGTGACGCCGCCAGCGGCACCAGCGCGCTGGACCAGGCCCGCAGCCTGCTGTCACGTTTCGGCAGCCTGCGGGAGCTGGCCGCGGCCGGCAGCCGGGAGTTGCAGCAGCAGAAAGGCATCGGGCCGGCCAAGACCGCCGAACTGCTTGGCGTTTTTGAGCTGGCCCGACGTTTTGCCGCCGCGCCGCTGAGGCCCGGGGAACGTTACAGCTGCTCCCGGGATGTCTACCGGCATTACCACGAGCGGTTGCGCGACCGGAAGAAAGAGGTTTTTCTGACCCTGTTGCTCGACGCCAAGAACCGGGTGATCCGCGAAGTGCAGATTTCCGAAGGCAGCCTGACCGCCAGCATTGTCCATCCACGTGAAGTCTTTGCCCCGGTGGTGCGGGAATCGGCGGCAGCTGTCCTGTTTATCCACAACCACCCGTCCGGTGACCCAACTCCGAGCCGCGAGGATATCGACCTCACCACCCGCCTGCGGCAGGCCGGGGAATTGATGGGGGTGCGGGTGCTGGATCACATCATCATCGGCAATGGCGACTATATCAGCTTCGCCGACCGCGGTCTGTAG
- a CDS encoding M23 family metallopeptidase, with amino-acid sequence MRTPSVVLLFVLLIALVAGGVYYFRDTDGPEISLTPASGPVSSRKPLQLTLTDQASGLKQVDVLLVQGSKQIALYSQELPPGSYQHRQQLSLAGIKLNNGPLEIRVTAGDRSIYHFGQGNTGNRSFILEFDSKPPRISVLSRSHNLNQGGSGLIIYKVNETVTRTGVQLDDRFFPAYQQEDGSYACLFAAPYDLSPKKLVPRLIAEDLAGNRRRSGFYHHINARALHKAKINISNRFLEAKMPDFQQYFPETTDLLQIFIRVNRELRQQNRARLQEFVAQTEPKPLWEGAFLRPKGTNREPFATARTYYHNGKKIDRQVHLGVDIASVARGPVVAANSGRVVLAEEFGIYGQCIIIDHGLGLMSLYGHLSNIEVAAGDLVKKGQEIARTGATGLAGGDHLHFGLILNGLPVNPVEWWDRNWVRNNIDSKLKLIAEP; translated from the coding sequence TTGCGCACCCCTAGTGTTGTTCTGCTGTTCGTCCTGCTTATCGCCCTGGTTGCCGGCGGCGTCTACTATTTTCGCGACACCGATGGTCCGGAAATTTCCCTGACTCCGGCATCCGGTCCGGTTTCAAGCCGTAAACCCCTGCAGTTGACGCTGACCGACCAGGCTTCGGGACTGAAACAGGTCGACGTGCTGCTGGTTCAGGGTAGCAAGCAGATTGCCCTCTACAGCCAGGAATTGCCGCCGGGGAGTTATCAGCACCGGCAACAGCTGTCTCTGGCGGGGATCAAGCTGAACAACGGTCCGCTGGAAATCCGCGTCACCGCCGGAGACCGCTCGATTTACCATTTCGGCCAGGGCAACACCGGCAACCGCAGCTTCATCCTCGAATTCGACAGCAAACCACCGCGGATCTCGGTCCTCAGCCGCAGCCATAATCTCAATCAGGGCGGCAGCGGCCTGATCATCTACAAGGTCAACGAAACGGTCACCCGCACCGGAGTCCAGCTCGACGATCGCTTTTTCCCGGCGTACCAGCAGGAAGACGGCAGCTATGCCTGCCTGTTCGCCGCTCCCTACGACCTGAGTCCGAAAAAACTGGTGCCGCGCCTGATCGCCGAAGACCTGGCCGGCAACCGGCGACGCAGCGGTTTCTACCACCACATTAATGCCCGCGCATTGCACAAGGCAAAAATCAATATCAGCAACCGTTTTCTCGAAGCCAAAATGCCCGATTTCCAGCAGTACTTCCCGGAAACCACTGATCTGCTGCAGATCTTCATTCGCGTCAACCGTGAACTGCGGCAGCAGAACCGGGCCCGTCTGCAGGAATTCGTCGCCCAGACAGAACCGAAGCCGCTCTGGGAAGGGGCCTTCCTGCGTCCCAAAGGGACCAATCGCGAACCCTTTGCCACGGCCCGCACCTACTACCACAACGGTAAGAAAATCGACCGCCAGGTCCATCTCGGAGTCGACATCGCCTCGGTCGCCCGGGGGCCGGTAGTCGCCGCCAACAGCGGTCGGGTGGTGCTGGCCGAGGAGTTCGGCATTTACGGCCAATGCATTATCATCGACCACGGTCTCGGGCTGATGAGCCTCTACGGCCACCTCAGCAATATCGAAGTTGCCGCCGGCGACCTGGTGAAAAAAGGCCAGGAGATCGCCCGCACCGGCGCCACCGGCCTGGCCGGCGGCGATCATCTCCATTTCGGCCTGATCCTCAACGGCCTGCCGGTCAACCCGGTGGAATGGTGGGACCGCAACTGGGTGCGCAACAACATCGACAGCAAATTAAAACTCATCGCGGAACCCTGA
- a CDS encoding PilZ domain-containing protein, translating to MTERKADAPPVQADLRRTLRAPLLVRKVRLEDAREVFFGYSKNLSRGGMFIATVNPLEPGSRVIVDIPLPPPHKDSVRCECEVVWKRPYRPDNRYDPGMGLKFIDISEAAADIINNWVREAES from the coding sequence ATGACCGAGCGGAAAGCCGATGCGCCGCCGGTGCAGGCTGATTTGCGCCGCACCCTGCGGGCGCCGTTGCTGGTACGCAAAGTAAGGCTGGAAGACGCGCGTGAGGTCTTTTTCGGTTACAGCAAAAACCTCAGCCGCGGCGGCATGTTCATCGCCACGGTCAATCCCCTGGAGCCCGGCAGTCGCGTGATCGTCGATATTCCCCTGCCGCCGCCGCATAAAGACTCGGTACGCTGTGAATGCGAGGTGGTCTGGAAGCGTCCCTACCGTCCAGACAACCGCTATGACCCCGGCATGGGGCTGAAATTCATCGATATTTCCGAAGCTGCCGCCGACATCATCAACAACTGGGTCCGGGAAGCGGAGAGTTAG